One Pirellulales bacterium genomic region harbors:
- the hisG gene encoding ATP phosphoribosyltransferase: MENLRIGIPSKGRLAEVAESLLKEAGLSFRRSERMLFARCKEIPVDITFLRTDDISILCAEGAIDMGIVGADLVAESNTDVIKRLDLGIGNCRLAVCVPENSSVKTTKDLHGTRIATSFPNITRQYLKQHGAEAAHLVTLTGSVEIMIALGVAEAIVDLVETGSTLAANQLRILDEIGNYETVLIQNKQKRHAELADRVVRRLEGVVIARSYSLLEYNVPRSKLKEAEKITPGFNSPTVSALEDPQWCAVKVMVRRGEVIGIMERLEAIGASAILETQIANCRL, from the coding sequence ATGGAAAACCTACGCATTGGCATTCCCAGCAAAGGCCGTTTAGCCGAAGTGGCCGAAAGCTTGCTCAAAGAAGCCGGCCTGAGCTTTCGCCGTTCGGAGCGCATGCTATTTGCGCGATGCAAGGAAATTCCGGTCGATATAACTTTTTTGCGGACTGATGATATTTCCATTCTCTGCGCTGAGGGGGCCATCGACATGGGAATTGTCGGCGCAGACCTAGTTGCCGAATCCAACACTGACGTCATCAAGCGACTGGATCTGGGCATCGGAAACTGCCGACTGGCGGTATGCGTCCCGGAAAATAGTTCCGTGAAAACTACTAAAGACCTGCACGGGACCCGAATTGCTACAAGTTTTCCAAACATAACGCGACAATACCTTAAGCAGCATGGGGCCGAGGCGGCACATTTGGTCACATTGACTGGCAGCGTAGAAATTATGATCGCACTGGGGGTCGCCGAAGCAATTGTCGACTTGGTTGAAACCGGCAGCACATTAGCTGCTAATCAATTGAGAATTCTTGACGAAATTGGAAATTATGAGACGGTTCTGATTCAAAATAAACAAAAGCGACATGCAGAATTGGCCGATCGAGTGGTTCGCCGGCTCGAAGGAGTTGTCATTGCCCGTAGCTATTCACTTTTAGAGTACAATGTGCCGCGATCCAAGCTCAAAGAGGCAGAGAAAATTACACCGGGCTTTAATTCTCCGACCGTAAGCGCTTTGGAAGACCCGCAGTGGTGCGCGGTGAAAGTAATGGTCCGGCGCGGCGAGGTGATTGGAATTATGGAACGGCTGGAAGCCATCGGCGCCTCAGCCATTTTAGAAACTCAGATTGCTAATTGCCGGCTGTAG